A single genomic interval of Syntrophobotulus glycolicus DSM 8271 harbors:
- the rplL gene encoding 50S ribosomal protein L7/L12, whose product MSKTAEILEAVKGLTVLELAELVKAFEEEFGVTAAAPAAVVAAAPAAGGAAPAAEEKTEFDVILASAGAAKINVIKVVREVTGLGLKEAKDLVDNAPKPVKEKVAKDEAEAIKAKLTEAGATVEVK is encoded by the coding sequence ATGTCTAAAACTGCTGAAATTTTAGAAGCCGTGAAAGGCTTAACCGTGTTGGAACTTGCTGAATTAGTAAAAGCTTTCGAAGAAGAATTTGGTGTTACCGCAGCTGCTCCTGCCGCTGTTGTAGCCGCTGCTCCTGCTGCCGGCGGGGCTGCTCCTGCTGCTGAAGAAAAAACGGAATTCGATGTTATCCTGGCTAGTGCGGGTGCGGCCAAGATCAATGTCATCAAAGTTGTTCGGGAAGTTACCGGTCTCGGACTCAAGGAAGCGAAAGACCTTGTTGACAATGCACCAAAACCTGTTAAAGAAAAGGTCGCTAAAGACGAAGCGGAAGCAATTAAGGCTAAGCTTACTGAGGCCGGCGCTACTGTCGAAGTAAAGTAA
- the rpoB gene encoding DNA-directed RNA polymerase subunit beta, translating into MVYPVKVGTRERWSYSRLREVLDMPNLIELQQNSYKWFLDEGLREMFHDISPIQDFTGNLVLEFIDYSLGEPKYEVEECKERDVTFAAPLRVKVRLMNKETGEVKEQEVFMGDFPLMTEKGTFIINGAERVIVSQLVRSPGVYYSETKDASGKTLYGATIIPNRGAWLEFESDINDNIFVRVDRTRKLPATVLIRALGYTTNSQIVEVFEEDENIKVTLERDNTESTEEALVEIYKRLRPGEPPTVDSARSLLESLFFDPKRYDLAKVGRYKLNKKLNMDVESHVRNLTKGDVIAAVARLLEIMKGEGHRDDIDHLGNRRLRSVGELLQNQFRIGLSRMERVVRERMTIQDVEGITPQVLINIRPVVAAIKEFFGSSQLSQFMDQTNPLAELTHKRRLSALGPGGLSRERAGFEVRDVHHSHYGRMCPIETPEGPNIGLIGSLSTYGRINEYGFIEAPYRKVAGGRVTDEIHYLTADEEEKYIIAQANAPINEETGEFLTDKIEARRGEDFVLVPATSLQYMDVSPKQMVSIATALIPFLEHDDANRALMGSNMQRQAVPLLKTDAPYIGTGMEYKTAVDSGVCILARKSGTVSRVTADEVIIRNNEGTLDKYRLLKYLRSNQGTCINQRPIVKKGDVLEKGQVIADGPSTDNGELALGRNVLVAFMPWEGYNYEDAILISEKLVREDYFTSIHIEEYEADARDTKLGPEEITRDIPNVGEDVLKDLDERGIIRIGAEVRPGDILVGKVTPKGETELTAEERLLRAIFGEKAREVRDTSLRVPHGEAGKIVDVKVFKRENGDELAPGVNQLVRVYIAQKRKVSVGDKMAGRHGNKGVISRIMRQEDMPFLPNGTPIEIVLNPLGVPSRMNIGQVLETHLGWAAKALGLHIATPVFDGAREDDVIETLVKAGLPDSGKSVLYDGRTGEPFDNEVTVGYMYMLKLHHLVDDKIHARSTGPYSLVTQQPLGGKAQFGGQRFGEMEVWALEAYGAAYTLQEILTVKSDDVVGRVKTYEAIVKGENIPEPGVPESFKVLIKELQSLGLDVSVLSEENEEIEIRDADEDVAQVAQELGMDFIDENSENIGQAYDEEGLEGDGFSEETSELNDDFVEDLAEELVQDDNYVDDNNLDE; encoded by the coding sequence ATGGTTTATCCAGTTAAAGTTGGTACCCGTGAACGTTGGAGTTATTCCAGGCTACGAGAAGTTCTAGACATGCCTAATCTTATTGAACTTCAGCAGAATTCCTATAAGTGGTTTTTGGACGAGGGATTGCGAGAAATGTTTCATGACATTTCCCCTATTCAGGATTTTACAGGAAATCTCGTATTAGAATTTATTGATTATAGCCTTGGTGAGCCTAAATATGAGGTTGAGGAATGCAAGGAAAGAGATGTAACCTTTGCGGCTCCTTTACGTGTGAAAGTTCGTCTGATGAATAAAGAAACAGGCGAGGTTAAAGAACAGGAAGTTTTCATGGGAGACTTTCCCTTGATGACCGAAAAAGGCACATTCATTATTAATGGTGCAGAAAGGGTTATCGTCAGTCAGCTTGTGCGGTCTCCGGGGGTATACTACTCCGAAACAAAGGATGCCAGCGGAAAGACACTATATGGTGCGACGATTATCCCGAACAGGGGTGCATGGCTTGAATTTGAATCAGACATTAATGATAATATTTTTGTGAGAGTGGACAGGACGCGTAAGCTTCCTGCTACGGTGTTGATCAGAGCTTTGGGCTATACAACCAATTCTCAGATCGTGGAAGTGTTTGAGGAAGACGAGAATATCAAAGTGACGTTGGAAAGGGATAATACAGAATCGACAGAGGAGGCCCTTGTTGAAATATATAAGAGGCTGCGTCCGGGCGAACCGCCTACGGTTGATAGTGCAAGATCTCTTTTAGAATCTTTATTCTTTGACCCTAAACGATATGACTTGGCTAAAGTCGGTCGTTATAAACTAAATAAAAAACTGAACATGGATGTGGAAAGTCATGTTCGTAATCTGACCAAAGGTGATGTCATTGCGGCGGTTGCCCGTCTTCTGGAAATCATGAAGGGAGAAGGACACCGGGATGATATTGACCACTTGGGCAACAGAAGGCTGCGTTCAGTAGGCGAGCTGTTGCAAAATCAGTTTAGAATAGGCCTTTCCCGAATGGAAAGGGTTGTTCGCGAAAGAATGACGATTCAGGATGTTGAGGGGATTACACCTCAGGTCCTGATCAATATTCGTCCCGTAGTCGCCGCAATCAAAGAATTTTTTGGAAGCAGCCAGCTCTCTCAATTTATGGATCAGACCAATCCGCTGGCTGAGCTTACCCATAAAAGACGTCTGAGTGCGCTTGGACCAGGGGGCTTAAGCAGAGAAAGAGCCGGGTTTGAGGTCAGGGATGTGCATCACTCCCACTATGGCCGCATGTGTCCGATTGAAACTCCTGAAGGTCCTAACATTGGCTTGATCGGGTCTTTAAGCACGTATGGAAGGATTAACGAATATGGATTTATTGAGGCTCCTTACCGAAAAGTAGCCGGCGGGAGAGTAACGGATGAGATTCACTATCTCACTGCTGATGAAGAAGAAAAATATATTATTGCTCAGGCTAATGCGCCGATCAACGAGGAAACTGGAGAATTTTTGACAGATAAGATCGAAGCCCGCCGGGGTGAAGATTTTGTTCTTGTGCCGGCAACCAGCCTGCAGTATATGGATGTATCGCCAAAACAGATGGTTTCCATTGCGACAGCGTTGATTCCGTTCTTGGAGCATGATGACGCCAACAGGGCGCTGATGGGATCCAACATGCAAAGACAGGCCGTACCGCTTCTGAAAACAGATGCTCCCTATATTGGAACCGGGATGGAGTATAAAACCGCTGTTGATTCCGGAGTTTGTATTTTGGCGAGGAAATCGGGGACGGTCAGCAGAGTAACGGCAGATGAGGTCATTATTCGCAATAATGAAGGAACCTTGGATAAGTACAGGTTATTGAAATATTTGCGCAGTAATCAGGGAACGTGCATCAACCAGCGTCCTATTGTAAAAAAAGGCGATGTTTTGGAAAAAGGACAGGTTATCGCTGACGGCCCTTCAACCGATAATGGCGAGCTTGCACTTGGACGCAATGTCCTGGTTGCTTTTATGCCCTGGGAAGGCTATAACTACGAAGATGCCATTCTGATCAGCGAAAAACTGGTCAGAGAAGATTACTTCACTTCTATTCATATCGAGGAATATGAAGCAGATGCGCGTGATACCAAACTCGGGCCGGAAGAAATAACCCGCGATATTCCCAATGTCGGCGAGGATGTTTTAAAAGATCTCGATGAAAGAGGGATAATTCGCATAGGGGCGGAAGTTCGTCCCGGAGATATTCTTGTAGGCAAAGTTACGCCAAAAGGAGAAACGGAGCTTACGGCGGAAGAAAGGCTTCTGCGGGCCATCTTTGGTGAGAAAGCCAGAGAAGTGAGGGATACTTCCCTCAGAGTTCCGCATGGTGAAGCGGGCAAGATCGTCGATGTCAAGGTCTTTAAGAGGGAGAACGGTGATGAACTGGCCCCCGGGGTCAATCAGCTGGTCAGAGTTTATATTGCTCAAAAAAGAAAAGTCTCTGTCGGGGATAAAATGGCGGGAAGGCACGGCAACAAAGGGGTTATCTCCAGGATTATGCGCCAGGAGGATATGCCTTTCCTGCCAAACGGCACTCCGATTGAAATCGTATTAAACCCATTGGGTGTTCCATCCCGAATGAATATCGGGCAGGTTCTGGAGACTCATCTTGGCTGGGCGGCCAAAGCTTTAGGTTTGCACATTGCCACACCCGTATTTGACGGTGCCCGCGAAGATGATGTAATTGAAACATTAGTCAAAGCAGGTTTGCCTGATAGTGGGAAATCTGTTCTCTATGACGGACGTACAGGCGAGCCGTTTGATAATGAAGTAACGGTTGGTTATATGTATATGCTGAAACTGCATCATCTTGTTGATGATAAGATTCATGCGCGGTCTACCGGTCCTTATTCTCTCGTCACACAGCAGCCTCTCGGTGGTAAGGCTCAGTTTGGCGGACAACGTTTTGGAGAGATGGAAGTTTGGGCATTGGAGGCATATGGCGCGGCCTATACCTTGCAGGAAATACTGACAGTGAAATCCGACGATGTCGTGGGACGTGTTAAAACCTATGAGGCAATTGTTAAAGGGGAGAATATTCCTGAACCCGGTGTGCCGGAATCGTTCAAGGTTCTGATTAAGGAGCTGCAGAGCTTAGGGCTGGATGTTTCTGTGCTTTCCGAGGAAAATGAAGAAATAGAAATCAGAGATGCTGATGAAGATGTCGCTCAAGTAGCCCAGGAACTGGGGATGGATTTTATTGATGAAAATTCGGAAAATATTGGGCAGGCCTATGATGAGGAAGGTCTGGAAGGAGACGGCTTCAGTGAAGAGACGAGTGAGTTAAACGATGATTTTGTTGAGGATTTAGCTGAAGAATTGGTACAAGACGACAATTATGTGGATGACAATAATCTTGATGAATAA